The following DNA comes from Gemella massiliensis.
TTCCATTCACCCTAACGCCCATACAGTTGAAGAATTGTCTTGGATTAAAAATCTTATTAAACGTAATCCTAATATTTCTATGATTGAATTATATGCTAAACTTAAATTCAACAAAGGTTATAAAAGACATCCTTGTTCTTTATTTAGAGTGCTTAGAAAATTAGGCTTTTATAAAGATACTAAGAAAAAAGTAATTCCTTATAAACCTAAACCTTATGACACACCTACTGAAATTGGTAAAAAATGGCAACTTGATGTGAAATATGTTCCTAAACGTTGTTATGTAGGAGAAATTCCTGATAAATTTTATCAATATACTATTATTGATGAAGCTACTAGGGAAAGATTTATTTTCCCTTTTAAAGAACAATCATCATATTCTACTGTTCAATTTGTTAAAATGGCTATTGATTATTTTGGGTATAAACCCAAGATAATTCAAACTGATAATGGTTTTGAATTTACGCATTTTAAAGATACTAAACGAATACACCCTTTTGATGTATTGTGTAATAATCTTGGCATTAAACATCAACTTATTAGACCTAGAACTCCTAGACATAACGGTAAGGTTGAACGTAGTCATAGAAATGATAATGAACGTT
Coding sequences within:
- a CDS encoding DDE-type integrase/transposase/recombinase — translated: MKTIITENIEKTQRYIPHTLQTRIAAVKTYRNGNSIRFVCRRYKISKASLLRWNKKYDGTKESLIDKSHRPHSIHPNAHTVEELSWIKNLIKRNPNISMIELYAKLKFNKGYKRHPCSLFRVLRKLGFYKDTKKKVIPYKPKPYDTPTEIGKKWQLDVKYVPKRCYVGEIPDKFYQYTIIDEATRERFIFPFKEQSSYSTVQFVKMAIDYFGYKPKIIQTDNGFEFTHFKDTKRIHPFDVLCNNLGIKHQLIRPRTPRHNGKVERSHRNDNERFYRHLSFFSYDDLISQMKKYLYRSNRLPMQTLNWLSPVEKRKELRKESIKICRL